AGACAGAGAAAATTGGGTCAAGAAGAGTATTATTTGCGTTGCCAATATGGgattcttctcctctgaTAGATGTATCAGGGAGTATGCAGAGAACATTTGGAACGTTGAACCAGTTACTGATCAAGTTTAGTTAGTTATTTAAAGTATTCTATTTTGAGTTCACACCTCGCACCTTTGCCTAGAGCTACAGCTACATTGTGCATGCCtgatcacgtgatattATTGAGTATCACACGAATTTTCAAGCtagtgaaaaaaaattttcatgATTTTGGACTTAGTAAAGATGTCTCCGTTTAATACTTGTACAGATTGTTTTTAATCAAGTCTTCTAACAGCAAATAACAAGATGGAAAACGATAAGGGCGAACTCGTAAGTATAGAATGAGATGGGTTGGTCTTATGCTATTCAATACTAACCATGATAGGTCGAGCTTTACATTCCAAGAAAGTGTTCTGCAACTAACAGAATCATCAAGTCTGATGACCATGCATCTGTGCAGATCAATGTTGCCAACGTTGACGAGAATGGAAGGGCCATTCCAAATTCTTACATTACCTATGCTCTCTGTGGTTACGTCAGAGTTAGAGGTGAGGCCGATGATTCTTTGAACAGATTGGCTCAACAGGATGAGATTGTTCATAATGTTTGGACTTATTCCCGTTAATATGTGTAAGCAATAATATATTAAGTTTGTGAAGTCCGTGAAGTTTGGAGGGGGGACGTGGACCTTGGATGAGGGGATGAGGTTGGTTTAACTTGGGACGAGGTCTACTACCAATTGGCTACTTCTACCCCTACCCCCACCCCTGATCCTACCTTAATCCTTAAACTTACTTTTAATTTCTAACTAATGCCTTTCTCCACTATCATTTGAATTAAACaattatatttttcaatGGCCTGCTCTGCTCTGCTCTCTGCTCTGCTCTCTGCTCTCTTTTGACTCTCTCTCTTttactccttcttccttcctcttccttcttcttccttcctcttccttcctcttccttcctcttcccTTTTACTCCTATCCCTTCctctcctccttcttcccCCTCCCTTTTACTCCtatccttttccttcctaATCCCTTTTACTCCCTTTCTTCCCCCTTCCCTCccttccttccttcttcctctctCCCCCTACTCTCTTTTGACTCCCACTCTTTTCCCTCCTCCCTTCCTACTCccttccttccttcctcttccttcctcttccttcctcttccttcctcttcccTTTTACTCCtatccttttccttcctaATCTCTTTTACTCCCTTTCTTCCCCTTTCTTCCCCCTTCTCATCCTCCCTTATCCTCCCTTTCTTCCCCTTTCTTTCCCCTTCTCATCCTCCCTTATCCTCCCCTTCTTCCCCTTTCTTCCCCCTTCTCATCCTCCCTTATCCTCCCTTTCTTCCCCTTTCTTCCCCCTTCTCATCCTCCCTTATCCTCCCCCCCCCTTCCTAATCCCTTCACCCCCTCCCTCTTCCTTCCCCTTTCGGacactgaaaatttttcggcctcaaaatttttcacctaaaatttttcgaTTCTGATAAGTCGCCTTAATTTGTTCATAGTTAGAtaactctttttctttacttaAGGGTTTCATATCTTTCTGTATTCCAAACTACTTAGTAAACCAATTACTAGATTCATTATGTCTGAAGAAACTACGCCTGTTGCTCCAATCGCCGAGACGATCGAGACAACTGAGAAGACACCAGTTACTGAAGttgatgctgctgctgctgctcctgctgaTGCTGCTGCCCCCGTTGAGGCTGCTGCTCCAAAGGAACATGAAAATATTACTGCTGGTCCTCAAATTGATGCCAACGGAATGGAAACTAACTACGATAAGATCGTCTACACCTTCGATGAGTTGAACTTGAAGCCTGAGATCTTAAGAGGTATCTATGCTTATGGTTATGAACATCCTTCTGCCATTCAGCAGAGGGCCATTGCACCTATTATTGAGGGCCGTGATGTTCTTGCTCAGGCTCAATCTGGTACCGGTAAAACGGCAACCTTCGCCATTGCTGCCTTGCagaatattgatgaaaagttgaaggagactCAGGCTTTAATCATAGCTCCAACCCGTGAGTTGGCCATGCAGATTCAAAAAGTCGTCTTGGCTATTGGTATGCATTTGGACATTACCGTCCACGCTTCCATCGGTGGTAAAGCCGTGTCAGACGATATCGAGGCACTCAAAAAAGGTGCCCAAATCGTCGTCGGTACTCCAGGTAGAGTCTATGATATGATTGAGAGAGGATTCTTCAGAACAGAGAATGTTAAGATGTTCATTATGGATGAGGCTGATGAAATGTTGTCGTCAGGATTCAAAGAACAGATCTTTAATGTGTTCAGATTCCTTCCTCAAGAGACACAGGTTGTTCTATTGTCTGCAACTATGCCCCAGGATGTCTTGGAAGTTACTTCCAAGTTCATGAGAAACCCAATCAGAATTTTGGTCAAGAAGGATGAGTTGACCTTGGAAGGTATCAAGCAATTCTATGTGGACGTGGACGAAGAGGAGTTCAAGTTTGACTGTTTGTGCGATTTGTACGCCTCCATCTCAGTTACACAGGCCGTCATCTTCTGTAACACCAGAAGAAAGGTTGAGGCTCTTACGGAAAAGTTGATTGAAAACAAGTTCACCGTCTCTGCTATTCATGCTGATCTTTCCCAACAGGAAAGAGACACTATTATGACTGAGTTCAGAACGGGTTCTTCTAGAATCTTGATCTCTACCGATCTTTTGGCTAGAGGTATCGATGTCCAACAGGTGTCCTTGGTTATTAACTACGATTTACCAACCAACAAGGAAAACTATATCCACAGAATTGGTAGAGGTGGTAGATTTGGTCGTAAGGGTGTTGCCATCAACTTGTTGGCCAAGAATGACATTCCTGCTATGAGAGAGATCGAGAAGTTCTACTCTACCCAGATTATCGAGTTACCTGCCAACATCAGCGAGTTATTCGATTAAGCTTCTCAATGCTGCGCTTcctttttatctttatGTAAACTTGATCAATTCTTAGTATAATTTCCTTTTGTGAATATGATGATGGTTTCTATGAACATGTGTATAAGTATTATTATTTTTGAGGTCTCTGTTCACTCTGTTCACTCGATCCCTCGTGCTCATTCTCTATATCATCCACATTCAAATCATCCTTAACATTCTTCACAATGCCCTTACTTTGCTCGTTTTCTTCCTGTATCAACATATCCTGTTCCTTCAAGATATTCAATTTCAACTTGTCATCATCCTGGAACATCTCTAACTTGGTCATGTTGTACAACTCGTCAGGAATTGATGATAGAACTGAAAGTAACGCATCGTAATAGCTTTCCATATCATTGGCATGTTCTCCGTAAGTGAAAGTTGACGATAAGATTAGGAGAGCACTAGGAATCTTTCTCCTCAATCTAAGATCCAACCAAGTATTAAGATCGTCTCTTAATCTGGCAGGAGAAGCATCTGATGTCCTAATACCTCTAGAACTACAGGCTGTCTTTAACTCGGGAATAGTCAAACTATCAACACCTTCATAATCAATGGCCCTATCGTCTTTAATGATCCTCACCAACTTATTCCGAATTTGATACCGAAGAAGTTCATCTGTTCCGTACGGAGTAAGCCCCATATACTTGGCCATAGCCATCAATTGAGGTCTAGATAAGTTATCCAAAACCTGATCGTTCTTGAAACAACGAGCGATCTG
This region of Brettanomyces nanus chromosome 2, complete sequence genomic DNA includes:
- the RPS21B gene encoding ribosomal 40S subunit protein S21B translates to MENDKGELVELYIPRKCSATNRIIKSDDHASVQINVANVDENGRAIPNSYITYALCGYVRVRGEADDSLNRLAQQDEIVHNVWTYSR
- the TIF1 gene encoding translation initiation factor eIF4A, with translation MSEETTPVAPIAETIETTEKTPVTEVDAAAAAPADAAAPVEAAAPKEHENITAGPQIDANGMETNYDKIVYTFDELNLKPEILRGIYAYGYEHPSAIQQRAIAPIIEGRDVLAQAQSGTGKTATFAIAALQNIDEKLKETQALIIAPTRELAMQIQKVVLAIGMHLDITVHASIGGKAVSDDIEALKKGAQIVVGTPGRVYDMIERGFFRTENVKMFIMDEADEMLSSGFKEQIFNVFRFLPQETQVVLLSATMPQDVLEVTSKFMRNPIRILVKKDELTLEGIKQFYVDVDEEEFKFDCLCDLYASISVTQAVIFCNTRRKVEALTEKLIENKFTVSAIHADLSQQERDTIMTEFRTGSSRILISTDLLARGIDVQQVSLVINYDLPTNKENYIHRIGRGGRFGRKGVAINLLAKNDIPAMREIEKFYSTQIIELPANISELFD